A single region of the Sciurus carolinensis chromosome 14, mSciCar1.2, whole genome shotgun sequence genome encodes:
- the Nup188 gene encoding nucleoporin NUP188, producing MAAAADEPCVRSSRELWTILLGRSALRELNQIEAELNKHWQRLLEGLSYYKPPSPSSAEKVKANKDVASPLKELGLRISKFLGLDEEQSVQLLQCYLQEDYRGTRDSFKMVLQDERQSQALILKIADYYYEERTYILRCVLHLLTYFQDERHPYRVEYADCVDKLEKELVLKYRQQFEELYKTEAPTWETHGNLMTERQVSRWFVQCLREQSMLLEIIFLYYAYFEMAPSDLLVLTKMFKEQGFGSRQTNRHLVDETMDPFVDRIGYFSALILVEGMDIESLHKCALDDRRELHQFAQDGLICQDMDHLMLTFGDILHHAPVLLAWALLRHTLNPEETSSVVRKIGGTAIQLNVFQYLTRLLRSLASGGNDCTTSTACMCVHGLLSFVLTSLELHTLGNQQDVIDTACEVLADPSLPELFWGTEPTSGLGIILDSVCGMFPHLLSPLLQLLRALVSGKSTAKKVYSFLDKMSFYNELYKHKPHDVISHEDGTLWRRQMPKLLYPLGGQTNLRIPQGTVGQVMLDDRAYLVRWEYSYSSWTLFTCEIEMLLHVVSTADVIQHCQRVKPIIDLVHKVISTDLSIADWLLPITSRVYMLLQRLTTVISPPVDVIASCVNCLTVLAARNPAKVWTDLRHTGFLPFVAHPVSNMSQMISAEGMNAGGYGNLLMNSEQPQGEYGVTVAFLRLITTLVKGQLGSTQNQGLVPCVMFVLKEMLPSYHKWRYNSHGVREQIGCLILELIHAILNLCHETDLHNSHTPSLQSLCICSLAYTEAGQTVINIMGIGVDTIDMVMAAQPRSDGAEGQGQGQLLIKTVKLAFSVTNNVIRLKPPSNVVSPLEQALTQHGAHGNNLIAVLAKYIYHKHDPALPRLAIQLLKRLATVAPMSVYACLGNDAAAIRDAFLTRLQSKIEDMRIKVMILEFLTVAVETQPGLIELFLNLEVTDSSDGSKEFSLGEWSCLHVVLELIDSQQQDRYWCPPLLHRAAIAFLHALWQDRRDSAMLVLRTKPKFWENLTSPLFGTLSPPSETSEPSILETCALIMKIICLEIYYVVKGSLDQSLKDTLRKFSSERCFAYWSGYVKSLAVHTAETEGSSCTSLLEYQMLISAWRMLLIIATSHADIMHLTDSAVRRQLFLDVLDGTKALLLVPASMNCLRLGSMMCTLLLILLRQWKRELGTVDEILGPLTEILEGVLQADQQLMEKTKAKVFSAFITVLQMKEMRVSDIPQYSQLVLNVCETLQEEVIALFDQTRHSLASGSATEDKDSMETDDCSRLRHKDQRDGVCVLGLHLAKELCEVDEDGDSWLQVTRRLPILPTLLTTLEVSLRMKQNLHFTEAALHLLLTLARTQQGATAVAGAGLTQSICLPLLSVYQLSTDGAGQTPSTSRKSLDAPSWPGVYRLSMSLMERLLKTLRYNFLTEALDFVGVHQERTLQCLNAVRTVQSLACLEEADHTVGFILQLSHFRKEWHFHLPQLMCDIQVNLGYLCQACTSLLHSRKMLQHYLQNKNGDGLPSAVAPRVQRPPTTTTASAAPSCSSKQPTADLEASEQRALHTVQYGLLKILSRTLAALRHFTPDVCQILLDQSLDLAEYNFLFALSFTTPTFDSEVAPSFGTLLATVNVALNMLGELDKKKEPLTQAVGLSTQAEGTRTLKSLLMFTMENCFYLLISQAMRYLRDPAVHPRDKQRMKQELSSELSTLLSSLSRYFRRGAPSSPAAGVLPSPQGKATSLSKAIPESQEPLIQLVQAFVRHVQR from the exons ATGGTCTTGCAAGATgagaggcagagccaggcctTAATCCTGAAG ATTGCAGATTATTACTATGAAGAAAGAACCTATATTCTTCGTTGTGTCTTACACCTTCTCACTTATTTCCAAGATGAAAGACACCCCTACAGG gttgaatatgCAGACTGTGTTGATAAATTGGAAAAGGaactagttttaaaatatagGCAGCAGTTTGAAGAGCTATATAAAACTGAAGCACCAACCTGGGAGACACATGGGAACCTCATG ACTGAGCGCCAGGTATCACGCTGGTTTGTTCAGTGCCTTCGGGAACAGTCCATGCTGctagaaattattttcctttactaCGCATACTTTGAAATGGCACCCAGTGACCTACTAGTGTTGACCAAGATGTTTAAAGAGCAAGGATTTGGTAGTAGGCAGACTAATCGGCACTTAGTAGATGAGACCATGGATCCTTTTGTAGATCGGATTGG ctATTTCAGTGCCCTCATCCTGGTGGAAGGCATGGATATTGAGTCCCTGCATAAGTGTGCTTTGGATGACAGGAGAGAACTACACCAGTTTGCTCAGGACGGGCTTATTTGTCAG GATATGGACCACTTGATGTTGACCTTTGGGGACATTCTGCATCATGCCCCAGTGCTTTTGGCCTGGGCTCTCCTCCGTCACACCCTAAACCCAGAAGAGACAAGCAGTGTGGTCCGGAAGATAGGAGGCACAGCCATCCAGCTCAATGTATTTCAGTACTTGACCAGACTGCTGCGGTCCCTTGCCAGTGGGGGCAATGAT TGTACCACAAGTACTGCCTGCATGTGTGTCCACGGCCTCCTCTCCTTCGTTCTGACCTCACTGGAGCTGCACACGCTGGGCAATCAGCAG GATGTAATTGATACAGCGTGTGAAGTCCTGGCAGATCCTTCTCTTCCAGAACTGTTCTGGGGAACA GAACCAACTTCTGGTCTTGGGATCATTCTGGACAGCGTATGTGGAATGTTCCCCCATCTCCTTTCCCCACTCCTGCAATTGCTCCGAGCCTTGGTATCAGGGAAGTCCACTGCCAAAAAG GTGTATAGTTTCCTGGATAAGATGTCTTTCTACAATGAGCTGTATAAGCACAAACCCCATGATGTTATCTCCCATGAAGATGGAACTCTTTGGAGAAGGCAAATGCCCAAACTCCTGTATCCTCTGG gGGGTCAGACCAACCTTCGAATACCTCAAGGCACTGTGGGCCAAGTAATGCTGGATGACAGGGCTTACCTGGTGCGTTGGGAATACTCCTATAGCAGCTGGACCCTTTTTACCTGTGAGATCGAAATGCTGCTTCATGTTGTTTCAACTGCAG ATGTGATTCAGCACTGCCAGAGGGTCAAACCCATCATTGATTTGGTCCACAAGGTTATCAGCACAGACCTGTCCATAGCAGACTGGCTCCTGCCCATCACGTCCCGCGTCTACATGCTGCTGCAGCG GTTGACAACAGTGATCTCCCCACCTGTGGATGTCATTGCCTCTTGTGTCAATTGCTTGACGGTGTTGGCTGCCCGGAATCCAGCAAAG gTCTGGACTGATCTTCGTCACACAGGTTTTTTACCATTTGTGGCCCATCCTGTCTCCAACATGAGTCAGATGATTAG TGCGGAGGGGATGAATGCTGGGGGGTACGGGAACCTTCTGATGAACAGTGAACAGCCCCAAGGCGAGTATGGCGTCACTGTTGCCTTTCTGCGCCTGATCACCACCCTTGTCAAG GGGCAGCTTGGTAGTACCCAGAACCAAGGCCTGGTGCCCTGTGTGATGTTTGTGCTGAAGGAGATGCTTCCCAGCTACCACAAGTGGCGCTACAACTCCCATGGTGTGCGGGAACAGATCG GTTGCCTGATCCTGGAACTAATTCATGCAATACTGAACCTGTGCCACGAGACAGACCTGCACAACAG TCACACTCCCAGTCTGCAGTCTCTTTGCATCTGTAGTCTGGCGTATACAGAAGCAGGACAGACTGTTATCAATATCATGGGCATTGGTGTGGATACCATTGACATGGTGATGGCTGCTCAGCCTCGAAG TGATGGGGCAGAGGGCCAGGGGCAGGGCCAGCTTCTGATCAAGACTGTGAAACTGGCGTTCTCTGTCACCAACAATGTCATTCGACTGAAACCTCCTTCTAATGTGGTGTCCCCCCTGGAACAGGCTCTCACACAGCATG GTGCCCATGGAAACAACCTCATTGCTGTTCTAGCCAAGTACATCTACCATAAACATGACCCAGCTTTGCCACGTCTGGCCATTCAACTGCTGAAACGTCTGGCCACG GTGGCCCCAATGTCAGTGTATGCCTGTCTGGGCAATGATGCAGCTGCCATTCGGGATGCCTTCCTGACCCGCCTTCAGAGCAAGATCGAGGACATGCGCATCAAAGTCATGATTCTGGAATTTCTCACAGTCGCTGTAGAGACCCAGCCAGGCCTTATAGAACTGTTTCTGAATCTGGAGGTGACAGACAGCAGCGATGGCTCTAAG GAATTCAGCCTCGGTGAATGGAGTTGTCTCCATGTGGTCCTGGAGCTGATTGATTCCCAGCAGCAGGATCGATACTGGTGCCCACCCCTGCTGCACCGTGCAGCCATTGCCTTCCTGCATGCTCTGTGGCAGGACCGCCGGGACAGTGCCATGCTGGTCCTCAGAACCAA accCAAGTTTTGGGAGAATTTAACCAGTCCGCTATTTGGAACCCTTTCTCCTCCATCAGAGACATCTGAG CCCAGCATCCTGGAAACCTGTGCCCTCATCATGAAGATCATTTGCTTAGAGATATACTATGTAGTTAA GGGTTCATTAGACCAGTCATTAAAAGATACACTCAGGAAATTTTCCAGTGAGAGATGCTTTGCCTACTGGTCAGGGTATGTCAAGTCCTTGGCGGTTCACACGGCTGAGACAGAGGGCAGCAGCTGCACTTCCCTATTAGAGTATCAGATGCTGATCTCTGCCTGGAGGATGCTTCTCATCATTGCCACCAGTCAC GCAGATATCATGCACTTGACTGACTCTGCAGTACGACGCCAGCTCTTTCTTGATGTGCTGGATGGGACCAAAGCATTA CTCCTAGTTCCTGCTTCCATGAACTGCCTCCGCCTTGGTTCCATGATGTGCACTCTCCTACTCATCCTCCTCCGGCAGTGGAAAAG AGAGCTAGGTACTGTGGATGAGATCCTTGGGCCGCTGACGGAGATCCTGGAAGGGGTGCTGCAGGCAGACCAGCAGCTCATGGAGAAGACCAAGGCCAAGGTGTTCTCAGCATTCATCACTGTGTTGCAGATGAAGGAGATGCGAG TAAGCGACATCCCCCAGTACTCCCAGCTGGTGCTGAATGTCTGTGAGACACTCCAAGAAGAGGTAATTGCACTCTTCGACCAGACCCGCCACAGTCTGGCCTCAGGCAGTGCCACGGAGGACAAGGACAGCATGGAGACGGATGACTGCTCTCGGCTCCGACACAAGGACCAGCGTGATGGG GTGTGTGTCCTGGGCCTGCACCTAGCCAAGGAGCTGTGTGAGGTGGATGAGGACGGGGACTCATGGCTGCAGGTGACTCGCAGGCTCCCCATCTTGCCCACCCTCCTCACCACCCTGGAGGTGAGCCTCCGCATGAAGCAGAACCTGCATTTCACCGAGGCTGCCCTGCACCTGCTCCTTACCCTGGCTCGCACCCAGCAG GGAGCCACAGCAGTGGCTGGGGCCGGCCTCACCCAGAGCATTTGCTTGCCCCTCCTGAGCGTGTACCAGCTCAGCACCGACGGCGCAGGACAG ACTCCCAGCACCTCTCGGAAATCCCTGGATGCCCCCTCCTGGCCAGGGGTCTACCGCCTGTCCATGTCCTTGATGGAACGGCTACTCAAGACACTGCGCTACAATTTCCTAACTGAGGCGCTGGACTTCGTGGGCGTCCACCAGGAGCGGACTTTGCAG TGCCTCAACGCAGTGAGGACAGTGCAGAGtctggcctgcctggaggaggcagaCCACACCGTGGGCTTCATTCTGCAGCTGTCCCACTTCAGGAAGGAATGGCACTTCCACCTGCCTCAGCTCATGTGTGATATTCAG GTGAACTTGGGTTACTTGTGCCAGGCCTGCACCTCCCTTCTACACAGCCGCAAGATGCTGCAGCACTACTTACAG AACAAAAATGGGGATGGCCTCCCCTCGGCTGTTGCTCCCAGAGTTCAGCGACCACCTACCACCACCACTGCTTCTGCTGCCCCCTCCTGCTCCTCTAAACAGCCCACTGCTGACCTAGAGGCCTCAGAGCAGAGAGCCTTGCACACAGTCCAGTATGGCCTTCTCAAGATCCTCAGCAGGACCCTGGCAGCCCTGCGCCACTTCACCCCAGATGTCTGCCAGATCCTGCTGGATCAG TCCCTGGATCTTGCTGAATACAACTTCCTGTTTGCCCTGAGCTTTACCACTCCTACGTTTGACTCTGAAGTGGCCCCCTCCTTTGGGACCCTCCTGGCCACAGTGAATGTGGCACTTAACATGCTTGGAGAG CTGGACAAGAAAAAGGAGCCCCTCACCCAGGCTGTGGGGCTTAGCACACAGGCAGAAGGGACCAGAACATTAAA gtcCCTGCTGATGTTCACCATGGAAAACTGCTTCTACCTGCTCATCTCCCAGGCGATGCGGTACCTTAGGGATCCAGCTGTGCACCCCCGAGACAAACAGCGGATGAAGCAGGAGCTTAGCTCAGAGTTG AGCACGCTGCTCTCCAGCCTCTCACGCTACTTCCGCCGAGGAGCCCCCAGCTCCCCTGCTGCTGGTGTCCTGCCCTCACCCCAGGGCAAGGCCACCTCCCTCTCCAAAGCCATCCCTGAGAGTCAGGAGCCTCTGATCCAGCTGGTGCAGGCTTTTGTCCGGCACGTGCAGAGATAG